In Pelmatolapia mariae isolate MD_Pm_ZW linkage group LG2, Pm_UMD_F_2, whole genome shotgun sequence, one DNA window encodes the following:
- the LOC134644201 gene encoding catenin delta-1-like isoform X1, with product MEQCESAAALLESVREQEVQFEQLTRALEEERRRVGLPATSPSTLGRPLPHTQNGRLGDADIERLKLTDTYINGTQYRMVDPAHGALDESYTPEDESQEVHSVFSEEGTTRRMDNGMKKPISRTVLPTESLSIDGGLSVPGMGVYSATLDRPYRQPGGMDYPTATVPRNYHYGPVGGYDDYRGGPPSEAYASLSRGSHMDDRYRPMDGYRTLDSGYRAPSRQQLDPYAAQPQVGRGMRAMGSAMEMRYGHGHYGLEDDQRSMGYDEYGMGPPPMHPGGYGTMPRLGPGPGGIDRRRLRSCEDTLDSDIGSVEPYAWAVPMTMERGSMASLDSTLRKPPTSWRQPELPEVIAMLNYRLDPVKTNAAAFLQHLTFKNDKVKSEVRRLKGIPALVSMLDHPSKDVHHSACGALKNISYGRDQDNKIAIKNCDGVPALVRLLRKTHNQDLTDTITGTLWNLSSHDSVKMEIVDHALHALVDEVIVPHSGWERGNSGGGEESCKPRHMEWQTALTNTAGCLRNVSSERSEARRKLRECTGLVDSLMYMVQSQINCKDVDNKLVENCVCLLRNLSYQVHREIPGSEQYAEAIPVNQGPAPASKGGCFGSRKGKDEWFSKGKKDVDDGSADMVDIPKRTTPARGYELLFQPEVVRVYTSLLKESQNPSVLEAAAGAIQNLCAGRWTYGRYIRAKVRHEQGLPMMAELLAHGNDRVVRAMSGALRNLAIDNRNCELLGLHAVPHLVANLPGAQNQSGRNLSEETVVSVLSTLTEVLGNRLEPAKVLREKRGIESLVLINKDGKRSDREVRGASQVLQLVWAHKELRRPLEKDGWKKTDFMVNINPGTTTTNGPSTRANGTYEDSTTPLLDRGEKRDMIPLNDIGPEAYSTLDQKERRHTLDETTDTLPRGVYGGRKGSLPLLDSYDEKLIVCITQTGPSLPYHCY from the exons ATGGAGCAGTGCGAGAGCGCAGCGGCTCTGCTGGAGTCGGTCAGGGAGCAGGAGGTGCAGTTTGAACAGCTGACCAGGGcgctggaggaggagaggaggagagtggGCCTCCCTGCCACTAGCCCCTCAACCTTGGGTCGTCCCCTCCCTCACACACAG AACGGGCGTTTAGGGGATGCAGACATAGAACGACTGAAGCTGACAGACACGTATATAAACGGCACACAG TACAGGATGGTGGACCCCGCACATGGCGCTCTAGATGAGAGCTACACGCCAGAGGATGAATCTCAGGAAGTGCATTCAGTCTTTTCCGAAGAAGGAACCACGCGGCGGATGGACAATGGG ATGAAGAAACCGATATCGCGCACAGTCCTGCCTACTGAGTCATTGTCCATCGATGGGGGCTTGTCAGTGCCTGGTATGGGTGTCTACAGCGCCACATTGGACCGTCCTTACAGGCAGCCTGGTGGAATGGACTACCCCACTGCTACAGTACCCAGAAACTACCACTATGGTCCTGTGGGTGGTTACGATGACTATCGCGGAGGTCCGCCATCAGAGGCCTACGCTAGTCTGAGCAGGGGTTCACACATGGATGATCGCTACAG GCCAATGGATGGCTACAGGACTCTGGACTCTGGCTACCGGGCTCCAAGCCGCCAGCAGCTCGACCCGTACGCAGCACAGCCCCAGGTGGGTCGGGGAATGAGGGCCATGGGCTCTGCGATGGAGATGCGGTATGGGCACGGTCACTATGGTTTGGAGGATGATCAGCGTAGCATGGGATATGATGAATATGGAATGGGGCCTCCACCCATGCACCCTGGAGGCTATGGTACCATGCCACGCCTGGGACCGGGGCCTGGGGGTATTGATAGACGAAGACTGAG GAGCTGCGAGGACACTTTGGACAGTGACATAGGCAGCGTTGAGCCATACGCCTGGGCCGTCCCGATGACGATGGAGAGAGGAAGCATGGCTTCTTTGGACAGCACATTGAGAAAACCTCCTACTTCGTGGAGACAGCCAGAGCTTCCGGAGGTTATCGCCATGTTGAATTACCGCCTGGACCCTGTCAAGACCAACGCTGCTGCCTTCCTCCAGCACCTCACATTCAAAAACGACAAG GTTAAATCAGAGGTGCGCCGCCTAAAGGGCATCCCAGCTTTGGTGTCGATGCTGGACCATCCTAGTAAGGATGTGCACCACTCAGCCTGCGGGGCTCTGAAGAATATTTCATATGGACGAGACCAAGACAACAAAATCGCCATCAAGAACTGCGATGGCGTACCTGCTCTGGTCAGATTACTGAGGAAAACGCACAACCAGGATCTCACAGACACTATCACAG GCACCTTGTGGAACCTTTCATCCCACGATTCGGTTAAGATGGAGATTGTGGACCACGCCCTGCATGCCCTAGTTGACGAGGTGATCGTTCCGCACTCAGGCTGGGAGAGAGGGAACAgcggaggaggagaagaaagcTGCAAACCACGCCATATGGAGTGGCAGACCgccttgaccaacactgctggcTGCCTTAG GAATGTGAGTTCAGAACGCAGCGAGGCCAGACGAAAGCTGAGGGAATGCACGGGGCTGGTGGATTCACTTATGTACATGGTCCAGTCACAGATCAACTGCAAAGATGTGGACAATAAG CTGGTGGAGAACTGCGTCTGCCTCCTGAGGAATCTGTCCTATCAGGTTCACCGTGAAATCCCCGGCTCTGAACAATACGCAGAGGCCATACCTGTCAACCAGGGACCGGCTCCAGCCAGCAAGGGCGGCTGCTTTGGCTCTAGAAAAGGCAAAG ATGAGTGGTTTTCCAAAG gAAAGAAGGATGTAGATGATGGAAGTGCAGATATGGTTGATATTCCAAAGAGAACGACACCTGCCAGAG GTTATGAGCTTTTGTTCCAGCCTGAAGTGGTTCGTGTTTACACGTCACTGCTCAAAGAGAGCCAGAACCCATCAGTGCTCGAGGCTGCTGCCGGCGCCATCCAGAACCTGTGTGCTGGCCGGTGGACT TATGGTCGGTATATCAGGGCCAAGGTGCGTCATGAGCAGGGACTCCCCATGATGGCAGAACTGCTGGCTCATGGCAATGATCGTGTGGTTCGTGCAATGTCTGGAGCTTTGAGGAATCTTGCCATTGACAACCGTAACTGTGAACTGCTAG GTTTGCATGCAGTGCCTCACCTTGTGGCCAACCTGCCTGGAGCCCAGAATCAGTCTGGGCGTAATCTATCCGAGGAGACGGTTGTGTCTGTACTGAGCACGCTCACTGAGGTGCTAGGCAACAGATTGGAACCAGCAAAGGTCCTTCGAGAGAAACGAGGCATCGAGAGCCTGGTGCTAATCAACAAAGATGG CAAGCGCTCTGATCGCGAAGTGCGGGGGGCGAGCCAGGTCCTGCAGCTCGTCTGGGCTCACAAGGAACTGCGCCGACCTCTTGAGAAAGACGGCTGGAAGAAGACTGACTTCATGGTTAACATTAACCCAGGCACCACTACCACTAATGGCCCGAGCACTCGAGCTAACGGCACCTATGAAGACAGCACTACGCCCCTCCTGGACAGAG GGGAAAAGAGGGACATGATTCCCCTGAATGACATTGGCCCTG AGGCCTACTCTACACTGGACCAGAAAGAAAGGAGACACACTCTGGATGAGACCACAGACACTTTACCG CGAGGGGTGTATGGGGGCAGAAAGGGCTCCCTGCCTCTATTGGACTCCTACGATG AAAAACTGATAGTTTGCATCACCCAGACTGGGCCGTCCCTGCCCTACCACTGCTACTGA
- the LOC134644201 gene encoding catenin delta-1-like isoform X2 — translation MEQCESAAALLESVREQEVQFEQLTRALEEERRRVGLPATSPSTLGRPLPHTQNGRLGDADIERLKLTDTYINGTQYRMVDPAHGALDESYTPEDESQEVHSVFSEEGTTRRMDNGMKKPISRTVLPTESLSIDGGLSVPGMGVYSATLDRPYRQPGGMDYPTATVPRNYHYGPVGGYDDYRGGPPSEAYASLSRGSHMDDRYRPMDGYRTLDSGYRAPSRQQLDPYAAQPQVGRGMRAMGSAMEMRYGHGHYGLEDDQRSMGYDEYGMGPPPMHPGGYGTMPRLGPGPGGIDRRRLRSCEDTLDSDIGSVEPYAWAVPMTMERGSMASLDSTLRKPPTSWRQPELPEVIAMLNYRLDPVKTNAAAFLQHLTFKNDKVKSEVRRLKGIPALVSMLDHPSKDVHHSACGALKNISYGRDQDNKIAIKNCDGVPALVRLLRKTHNQDLTDTITGTLWNLSSHDSVKMEIVDHALHALVDEVIVPHSGWERGNSGGGEESCKPRHMEWQTALTNTAGCLRNVSSERSEARRKLRECTGLVDSLMYMVQSQINCKDVDNKLVENCVCLLRNLSYQVHREIPGSEQYAEAIPVNQGPAPASKGGCFGSRKGKGKKDVDDGSADMVDIPKRTTPARGYELLFQPEVVRVYTSLLKESQNPSVLEAAAGAIQNLCAGRWTYGRYIRAKVRHEQGLPMMAELLAHGNDRVVRAMSGALRNLAIDNRNCELLGLHAVPHLVANLPGAQNQSGRNLSEETVVSVLSTLTEVLGNRLEPAKVLREKRGIESLVLINKDGKRSDREVRGASQVLQLVWAHKELRRPLEKDGWKKTDFMVNINPGTTTTNGPSTRANGTYEDSTTPLLDRGEKRDMIPLNDIGPEAYSTLDQKERRHTLDETTDTLPRGVYGGRKGSLPLLDSYDEKLIVCITQTGPSLPYHCY, via the exons ATGGAGCAGTGCGAGAGCGCAGCGGCTCTGCTGGAGTCGGTCAGGGAGCAGGAGGTGCAGTTTGAACAGCTGACCAGGGcgctggaggaggagaggaggagagtggGCCTCCCTGCCACTAGCCCCTCAACCTTGGGTCGTCCCCTCCCTCACACACAG AACGGGCGTTTAGGGGATGCAGACATAGAACGACTGAAGCTGACAGACACGTATATAAACGGCACACAG TACAGGATGGTGGACCCCGCACATGGCGCTCTAGATGAGAGCTACACGCCAGAGGATGAATCTCAGGAAGTGCATTCAGTCTTTTCCGAAGAAGGAACCACGCGGCGGATGGACAATGGG ATGAAGAAACCGATATCGCGCACAGTCCTGCCTACTGAGTCATTGTCCATCGATGGGGGCTTGTCAGTGCCTGGTATGGGTGTCTACAGCGCCACATTGGACCGTCCTTACAGGCAGCCTGGTGGAATGGACTACCCCACTGCTACAGTACCCAGAAACTACCACTATGGTCCTGTGGGTGGTTACGATGACTATCGCGGAGGTCCGCCATCAGAGGCCTACGCTAGTCTGAGCAGGGGTTCACACATGGATGATCGCTACAG GCCAATGGATGGCTACAGGACTCTGGACTCTGGCTACCGGGCTCCAAGCCGCCAGCAGCTCGACCCGTACGCAGCACAGCCCCAGGTGGGTCGGGGAATGAGGGCCATGGGCTCTGCGATGGAGATGCGGTATGGGCACGGTCACTATGGTTTGGAGGATGATCAGCGTAGCATGGGATATGATGAATATGGAATGGGGCCTCCACCCATGCACCCTGGAGGCTATGGTACCATGCCACGCCTGGGACCGGGGCCTGGGGGTATTGATAGACGAAGACTGAG GAGCTGCGAGGACACTTTGGACAGTGACATAGGCAGCGTTGAGCCATACGCCTGGGCCGTCCCGATGACGATGGAGAGAGGAAGCATGGCTTCTTTGGACAGCACATTGAGAAAACCTCCTACTTCGTGGAGACAGCCAGAGCTTCCGGAGGTTATCGCCATGTTGAATTACCGCCTGGACCCTGTCAAGACCAACGCTGCTGCCTTCCTCCAGCACCTCACATTCAAAAACGACAAG GTTAAATCAGAGGTGCGCCGCCTAAAGGGCATCCCAGCTTTGGTGTCGATGCTGGACCATCCTAGTAAGGATGTGCACCACTCAGCCTGCGGGGCTCTGAAGAATATTTCATATGGACGAGACCAAGACAACAAAATCGCCATCAAGAACTGCGATGGCGTACCTGCTCTGGTCAGATTACTGAGGAAAACGCACAACCAGGATCTCACAGACACTATCACAG GCACCTTGTGGAACCTTTCATCCCACGATTCGGTTAAGATGGAGATTGTGGACCACGCCCTGCATGCCCTAGTTGACGAGGTGATCGTTCCGCACTCAGGCTGGGAGAGAGGGAACAgcggaggaggagaagaaagcTGCAAACCACGCCATATGGAGTGGCAGACCgccttgaccaacactgctggcTGCCTTAG GAATGTGAGTTCAGAACGCAGCGAGGCCAGACGAAAGCTGAGGGAATGCACGGGGCTGGTGGATTCACTTATGTACATGGTCCAGTCACAGATCAACTGCAAAGATGTGGACAATAAG CTGGTGGAGAACTGCGTCTGCCTCCTGAGGAATCTGTCCTATCAGGTTCACCGTGAAATCCCCGGCTCTGAACAATACGCAGAGGCCATACCTGTCAACCAGGGACCGGCTCCAGCCAGCAAGGGCGGCTGCTTTGGCTCTAGAAAAGGCAAAG gAAAGAAGGATGTAGATGATGGAAGTGCAGATATGGTTGATATTCCAAAGAGAACGACACCTGCCAGAG GTTATGAGCTTTTGTTCCAGCCTGAAGTGGTTCGTGTTTACACGTCACTGCTCAAAGAGAGCCAGAACCCATCAGTGCTCGAGGCTGCTGCCGGCGCCATCCAGAACCTGTGTGCTGGCCGGTGGACT TATGGTCGGTATATCAGGGCCAAGGTGCGTCATGAGCAGGGACTCCCCATGATGGCAGAACTGCTGGCTCATGGCAATGATCGTGTGGTTCGTGCAATGTCTGGAGCTTTGAGGAATCTTGCCATTGACAACCGTAACTGTGAACTGCTAG GTTTGCATGCAGTGCCTCACCTTGTGGCCAACCTGCCTGGAGCCCAGAATCAGTCTGGGCGTAATCTATCCGAGGAGACGGTTGTGTCTGTACTGAGCACGCTCACTGAGGTGCTAGGCAACAGATTGGAACCAGCAAAGGTCCTTCGAGAGAAACGAGGCATCGAGAGCCTGGTGCTAATCAACAAAGATGG CAAGCGCTCTGATCGCGAAGTGCGGGGGGCGAGCCAGGTCCTGCAGCTCGTCTGGGCTCACAAGGAACTGCGCCGACCTCTTGAGAAAGACGGCTGGAAGAAGACTGACTTCATGGTTAACATTAACCCAGGCACCACTACCACTAATGGCCCGAGCACTCGAGCTAACGGCACCTATGAAGACAGCACTACGCCCCTCCTGGACAGAG GGGAAAAGAGGGACATGATTCCCCTGAATGACATTGGCCCTG AGGCCTACTCTACACTGGACCAGAAAGAAAGGAGACACACTCTGGATGAGACCACAGACACTTTACCG CGAGGGGTGTATGGGGGCAGAAAGGGCTCCCTGCCTCTATTGGACTCCTACGATG AAAAACTGATAGTTTGCATCACCCAGACTGGGCCGTCCCTGCCCTACCACTGCTACTGA
- the LOC134644201 gene encoding catenin delta-1-like isoform X3, with protein MEQCESAAALLESVREQEVQFEQLTRALEEERRRVGLPATSPSTLGRPLPHTQNGRLGDADIERLKLTDTYINGTQYRMVDPAHGALDESYTPEDESQEVHSVFSEEGTTRRMDNGMKKPISRTVLPTESLSIDGGLSVPGMGVYSATLDRPYRQPGGMDYPTATVPRNYHYGPVGGYDDYRGGPPSEAYASLSRGSHMDDRYRPMDGYRTLDSGYRAPSRQQLDPYAAQPQVGRGMRAMGSAMEMRYGHGHYGLEDDQRSMGYDEYGMGPPPMHPGGYGTMPRLGPGPGGIDRRRLRSCEDTLDSDIGSVEPYAWAVPMTMERGSMASLDSTLRKPPTSWRQPELPEVIAMLNYRLDPVKTNAAAFLQHLTFKNDKVKSEVRRLKGIPALVSMLDHPSKDVHHSACGALKNISYGRDQDNKIAIKNCDGVPALVRLLRKTHNQDLTDTITGTLWNLSSHDSVKMEIVDHALHALVDEVIVPHSGWERGNSGGGEESCKPRHMEWQTALTNTAGCLRNVSSERSEARRKLRECTGLVDSLMYMVQSQINCKDVDNKLVENCVCLLRNLSYQVHREIPGSEQYAEAIPVNQGPAPASKGGCFGSRKGKDEWFSKGKKDVDDGSADMVDIPKRTTPARGYELLFQPEVVRVYTSLLKESQNPSVLEAAAGAIQNLCAGRWTYGRYIRAKVRHEQGLPMMAELLAHGNDRVVRAMSGALRNLAIDNRNCELLGLHAVPHLVANLPGAQNQSGRNLSEETVVSVLSTLTEVLGNRLEPAKVLREKRGIESLVLINKDGKRSDREVRGASQVLQLVWAHKELRRPLEKDGWKKTDFMVNINPGTTTTNGPSTRANGTYEDSTTPLLDRGEKRDMIPLNDIGPEAYSTLDQKERRHTLDETTDTLPKN; from the exons ATGGAGCAGTGCGAGAGCGCAGCGGCTCTGCTGGAGTCGGTCAGGGAGCAGGAGGTGCAGTTTGAACAGCTGACCAGGGcgctggaggaggagaggaggagagtggGCCTCCCTGCCACTAGCCCCTCAACCTTGGGTCGTCCCCTCCCTCACACACAG AACGGGCGTTTAGGGGATGCAGACATAGAACGACTGAAGCTGACAGACACGTATATAAACGGCACACAG TACAGGATGGTGGACCCCGCACATGGCGCTCTAGATGAGAGCTACACGCCAGAGGATGAATCTCAGGAAGTGCATTCAGTCTTTTCCGAAGAAGGAACCACGCGGCGGATGGACAATGGG ATGAAGAAACCGATATCGCGCACAGTCCTGCCTACTGAGTCATTGTCCATCGATGGGGGCTTGTCAGTGCCTGGTATGGGTGTCTACAGCGCCACATTGGACCGTCCTTACAGGCAGCCTGGTGGAATGGACTACCCCACTGCTACAGTACCCAGAAACTACCACTATGGTCCTGTGGGTGGTTACGATGACTATCGCGGAGGTCCGCCATCAGAGGCCTACGCTAGTCTGAGCAGGGGTTCACACATGGATGATCGCTACAG GCCAATGGATGGCTACAGGACTCTGGACTCTGGCTACCGGGCTCCAAGCCGCCAGCAGCTCGACCCGTACGCAGCACAGCCCCAGGTGGGTCGGGGAATGAGGGCCATGGGCTCTGCGATGGAGATGCGGTATGGGCACGGTCACTATGGTTTGGAGGATGATCAGCGTAGCATGGGATATGATGAATATGGAATGGGGCCTCCACCCATGCACCCTGGAGGCTATGGTACCATGCCACGCCTGGGACCGGGGCCTGGGGGTATTGATAGACGAAGACTGAG GAGCTGCGAGGACACTTTGGACAGTGACATAGGCAGCGTTGAGCCATACGCCTGGGCCGTCCCGATGACGATGGAGAGAGGAAGCATGGCTTCTTTGGACAGCACATTGAGAAAACCTCCTACTTCGTGGAGACAGCCAGAGCTTCCGGAGGTTATCGCCATGTTGAATTACCGCCTGGACCCTGTCAAGACCAACGCTGCTGCCTTCCTCCAGCACCTCACATTCAAAAACGACAAG GTTAAATCAGAGGTGCGCCGCCTAAAGGGCATCCCAGCTTTGGTGTCGATGCTGGACCATCCTAGTAAGGATGTGCACCACTCAGCCTGCGGGGCTCTGAAGAATATTTCATATGGACGAGACCAAGACAACAAAATCGCCATCAAGAACTGCGATGGCGTACCTGCTCTGGTCAGATTACTGAGGAAAACGCACAACCAGGATCTCACAGACACTATCACAG GCACCTTGTGGAACCTTTCATCCCACGATTCGGTTAAGATGGAGATTGTGGACCACGCCCTGCATGCCCTAGTTGACGAGGTGATCGTTCCGCACTCAGGCTGGGAGAGAGGGAACAgcggaggaggagaagaaagcTGCAAACCACGCCATATGGAGTGGCAGACCgccttgaccaacactgctggcTGCCTTAG GAATGTGAGTTCAGAACGCAGCGAGGCCAGACGAAAGCTGAGGGAATGCACGGGGCTGGTGGATTCACTTATGTACATGGTCCAGTCACAGATCAACTGCAAAGATGTGGACAATAAG CTGGTGGAGAACTGCGTCTGCCTCCTGAGGAATCTGTCCTATCAGGTTCACCGTGAAATCCCCGGCTCTGAACAATACGCAGAGGCCATACCTGTCAACCAGGGACCGGCTCCAGCCAGCAAGGGCGGCTGCTTTGGCTCTAGAAAAGGCAAAG ATGAGTGGTTTTCCAAAG gAAAGAAGGATGTAGATGATGGAAGTGCAGATATGGTTGATATTCCAAAGAGAACGACACCTGCCAGAG GTTATGAGCTTTTGTTCCAGCCTGAAGTGGTTCGTGTTTACACGTCACTGCTCAAAGAGAGCCAGAACCCATCAGTGCTCGAGGCTGCTGCCGGCGCCATCCAGAACCTGTGTGCTGGCCGGTGGACT TATGGTCGGTATATCAGGGCCAAGGTGCGTCATGAGCAGGGACTCCCCATGATGGCAGAACTGCTGGCTCATGGCAATGATCGTGTGGTTCGTGCAATGTCTGGAGCTTTGAGGAATCTTGCCATTGACAACCGTAACTGTGAACTGCTAG GTTTGCATGCAGTGCCTCACCTTGTGGCCAACCTGCCTGGAGCCCAGAATCAGTCTGGGCGTAATCTATCCGAGGAGACGGTTGTGTCTGTACTGAGCACGCTCACTGAGGTGCTAGGCAACAGATTGGAACCAGCAAAGGTCCTTCGAGAGAAACGAGGCATCGAGAGCCTGGTGCTAATCAACAAAGATGG CAAGCGCTCTGATCGCGAAGTGCGGGGGGCGAGCCAGGTCCTGCAGCTCGTCTGGGCTCACAAGGAACTGCGCCGACCTCTTGAGAAAGACGGCTGGAAGAAGACTGACTTCATGGTTAACATTAACCCAGGCACCACTACCACTAATGGCCCGAGCACTCGAGCTAACGGCACCTATGAAGACAGCACTACGCCCCTCCTGGACAGAG GGGAAAAGAGGGACATGATTCCCCTGAATGACATTGGCCCTG AGGCCTACTCTACACTGGACCAGAAAGAAAGGAGACACACTCTGGATGAGACCACAGACACTTTACCG AAAAACTGA
- the LOC134644201 gene encoding catenin delta-1-like isoform X4: MVDPAHGALDESYTPEDESQEVHSVFSEEGTTRRMDNGMKKPISRTVLPTESLSIDGGLSVPGMGVYSATLDRPYRQPGGMDYPTATVPRNYHYGPVGGYDDYRGGPPSEAYASLSRGSHMDDRYRPMDGYRTLDSGYRAPSRQQLDPYAAQPQVGRGMRAMGSAMEMRYGHGHYGLEDDQRSMGYDEYGMGPPPMHPGGYGTMPRLGPGPGGIDRRRLRSCEDTLDSDIGSVEPYAWAVPMTMERGSMASLDSTLRKPPTSWRQPELPEVIAMLNYRLDPVKTNAAAFLQHLTFKNDKVKSEVRRLKGIPALVSMLDHPSKDVHHSACGALKNISYGRDQDNKIAIKNCDGVPALVRLLRKTHNQDLTDTITGTLWNLSSHDSVKMEIVDHALHALVDEVIVPHSGWERGNSGGGEESCKPRHMEWQTALTNTAGCLRNVSSERSEARRKLRECTGLVDSLMYMVQSQINCKDVDNKLVENCVCLLRNLSYQVHREIPGSEQYAEAIPVNQGPAPASKGGCFGSRKGKDEWFSKGKKDVDDGSADMVDIPKRTTPARGYELLFQPEVVRVYTSLLKESQNPSVLEAAAGAIQNLCAGRWTYGRYIRAKVRHEQGLPMMAELLAHGNDRVVRAMSGALRNLAIDNRNCELLGLHAVPHLVANLPGAQNQSGRNLSEETVVSVLSTLTEVLGNRLEPAKVLREKRGIESLVLINKDGKRSDREVRGASQVLQLVWAHKELRRPLEKDGWKKTDFMVNINPGTTTTNGPSTRANGTYEDSTTPLLDRGEKRDMIPLNDIGPEAYSTLDQKERRHTLDETTDTLPRGVYGGRKGSLPLLDSYDEKLIVCITQTGPSLPYHCY; this comes from the exons ATGGTGGACCCCGCACATGGCGCTCTAGATGAGAGCTACACGCCAGAGGATGAATCTCAGGAAGTGCATTCAGTCTTTTCCGAAGAAGGAACCACGCGGCGGATGGACAATGGG ATGAAGAAACCGATATCGCGCACAGTCCTGCCTACTGAGTCATTGTCCATCGATGGGGGCTTGTCAGTGCCTGGTATGGGTGTCTACAGCGCCACATTGGACCGTCCTTACAGGCAGCCTGGTGGAATGGACTACCCCACTGCTACAGTACCCAGAAACTACCACTATGGTCCTGTGGGTGGTTACGATGACTATCGCGGAGGTCCGCCATCAGAGGCCTACGCTAGTCTGAGCAGGGGTTCACACATGGATGATCGCTACAG GCCAATGGATGGCTACAGGACTCTGGACTCTGGCTACCGGGCTCCAAGCCGCCAGCAGCTCGACCCGTACGCAGCACAGCCCCAGGTGGGTCGGGGAATGAGGGCCATGGGCTCTGCGATGGAGATGCGGTATGGGCACGGTCACTATGGTTTGGAGGATGATCAGCGTAGCATGGGATATGATGAATATGGAATGGGGCCTCCACCCATGCACCCTGGAGGCTATGGTACCATGCCACGCCTGGGACCGGGGCCTGGGGGTATTGATAGACGAAGACTGAG GAGCTGCGAGGACACTTTGGACAGTGACATAGGCAGCGTTGAGCCATACGCCTGGGCCGTCCCGATGACGATGGAGAGAGGAAGCATGGCTTCTTTGGACAGCACATTGAGAAAACCTCCTACTTCGTGGAGACAGCCAGAGCTTCCGGAGGTTATCGCCATGTTGAATTACCGCCTGGACCCTGTCAAGACCAACGCTGCTGCCTTCCTCCAGCACCTCACATTCAAAAACGACAAG GTTAAATCAGAGGTGCGCCGCCTAAAGGGCATCCCAGCTTTGGTGTCGATGCTGGACCATCCTAGTAAGGATGTGCACCACTCAGCCTGCGGGGCTCTGAAGAATATTTCATATGGACGAGACCAAGACAACAAAATCGCCATCAAGAACTGCGATGGCGTACCTGCTCTGGTCAGATTACTGAGGAAAACGCACAACCAGGATCTCACAGACACTATCACAG GCACCTTGTGGAACCTTTCATCCCACGATTCGGTTAAGATGGAGATTGTGGACCACGCCCTGCATGCCCTAGTTGACGAGGTGATCGTTCCGCACTCAGGCTGGGAGAGAGGGAACAgcggaggaggagaagaaagcTGCAAACCACGCCATATGGAGTGGCAGACCgccttgaccaacactgctggcTGCCTTAG GAATGTGAGTTCAGAACGCAGCGAGGCCAGACGAAAGCTGAGGGAATGCACGGGGCTGGTGGATTCACTTATGTACATGGTCCAGTCACAGATCAACTGCAAAGATGTGGACAATAAG CTGGTGGAGAACTGCGTCTGCCTCCTGAGGAATCTGTCCTATCAGGTTCACCGTGAAATCCCCGGCTCTGAACAATACGCAGAGGCCATACCTGTCAACCAGGGACCGGCTCCAGCCAGCAAGGGCGGCTGCTTTGGCTCTAGAAAAGGCAAAG ATGAGTGGTTTTCCAAAG gAAAGAAGGATGTAGATGATGGAAGTGCAGATATGGTTGATATTCCAAAGAGAACGACACCTGCCAGAG GTTATGAGCTTTTGTTCCAGCCTGAAGTGGTTCGTGTTTACACGTCACTGCTCAAAGAGAGCCAGAACCCATCAGTGCTCGAGGCTGCTGCCGGCGCCATCCAGAACCTGTGTGCTGGCCGGTGGACT TATGGTCGGTATATCAGGGCCAAGGTGCGTCATGAGCAGGGACTCCCCATGATGGCAGAACTGCTGGCTCATGGCAATGATCGTGTGGTTCGTGCAATGTCTGGAGCTTTGAGGAATCTTGCCATTGACAACCGTAACTGTGAACTGCTAG GTTTGCATGCAGTGCCTCACCTTGTGGCCAACCTGCCTGGAGCCCAGAATCAGTCTGGGCGTAATCTATCCGAGGAGACGGTTGTGTCTGTACTGAGCACGCTCACTGAGGTGCTAGGCAACAGATTGGAACCAGCAAAGGTCCTTCGAGAGAAACGAGGCATCGAGAGCCTGGTGCTAATCAACAAAGATGG CAAGCGCTCTGATCGCGAAGTGCGGGGGGCGAGCCAGGTCCTGCAGCTCGTCTGGGCTCACAAGGAACTGCGCCGACCTCTTGAGAAAGACGGCTGGAAGAAGACTGACTTCATGGTTAACATTAACCCAGGCACCACTACCACTAATGGCCCGAGCACTCGAGCTAACGGCACCTATGAAGACAGCACTACGCCCCTCCTGGACAGAG GGGAAAAGAGGGACATGATTCCCCTGAATGACATTGGCCCTG AGGCCTACTCTACACTGGACCAGAAAGAAAGGAGACACACTCTGGATGAGACCACAGACACTTTACCG CGAGGGGTGTATGGGGGCAGAAAGGGCTCCCTGCCTCTATTGGACTCCTACGATG AAAAACTGATAGTTTGCATCACCCAGACTGGGCCGTCCCTGCCCTACCACTGCTACTGA